The following DNA comes from Denticeps clupeoides unplaced genomic scaffold, fDenClu1.1, whole genome shotgun sequence.
gatctagtggacaggtggttgggttgcctgtggaaataatctgaatgatttcatcagatgtgattttagaaaattgatttagagtagttgtcgaattttcagagggaagagtaggattagtggtggagaatgtctcacagattttttcaatcttccctgtgaagaagttggcaaaatcatcagctgttaatgaagtttgggcagggggagtcggagggttgagcagggataagaagatgttgtggagtttttgagggttgtgggcagaggcttctagttttgttttgtagaaagcagttttagcagtagtgaggttagtagaaaatttgcgcagaagattctggtaatccagtaggtctgagtcaagttgagatttcttgtattttctctccgctgctcgaagaactcttcgattgctacgcaatgtatcagagagccagggcgcagggggagaagtccttttgggtttagttgatataggacagagttgatcaatggaaacggaaagtgaggtgaggagagagttagtagcggtctctagtggtaaggagaggaatgagtcagaggttgggagatgtgaaagaatgcaggaagatacagatgaaggtgagacagtgtgaaggttttgtctaatgaaggatggacgggggacagttgtggatcctgtaggtacagtgagtgtaaaggtcaggaagtggtggtcagagatgtgaaggggagtggaagaaaggtcagaagttggagaaggacgactgaagaccaggtccaagacattccctcctttgtgtgtgggagagatgttgctgttggttaaGGAGAAaaagtggagaaggggaagaaggcaggatgattgtagctgggctgatggaaggttgaagtcaccaaggagagttaggggggtttctaaggagaaagtgctgaggagagtgtccaattcatctataaaggtcccaagtggccctggagggcgatataagactatgagaatgatgttcacaggagaagaaactgagactgcatggaattcgaaagaagagatgctaagatgtgtcagaggcattggtgtgaaggaccaatttctagatattaaaaggccagtaccccctcctctcccagtttttctaggagtgtgggagaacgtgtaggcagaagagagggcagcaggtgtagcagTGTTCTGTggggatatccaggtctctgttagtgCCAGGAAGTttagggagtggagagtagtgagaccagagataaagtcagcttttttaacagcagattgacagttccagagtCCACCTACCAcccttgtttgagaagtagatgacaggttggggtagatgaggttgtttgtaacagagcctctgcagcgtgagtaTGTTTTTCTGGGTCTGTAGGAGACAGTTACTGGGATAGTTTTCAGACACATGgttactgtgaaaaaaaaaaggctaaaagGAGAGATGCCAGGTTTGAACTTGACAGCTGCTGCTTTTCAGCTACAGACTATGTCTGTAGCGGAGTGACCTTCCTTATAAATCCCTAAGTCCAGCCCCCTAATTTGCACCACAGGGAACCCGAAACAGTGATTGACCAGCTGAGTATGATAATGATGCCAATCACTTGGTGCTActtaaacacaatctacctttcaaatacacacaacacaattgaTATTGCTACACAGTCCTACAGCTGAGCTTACaaatagacagtaaacaaaatctagatcctacctttccagaagagactAATACAACGATGGACAAGAAGCACTCAGCAGATGTCTGATAATCGTTGCCTCGATTCTGGTTCTGTGCTACATGCCTCGTGAGAGATTCTGTACTTCTGTGTATGAACACTTTTGTGTCTGGGTTTTGAacatgttattaattattaaccaGACTCTGAAGCCAGAACCTTCCCAGCCACAGTGAGTAGTGATGCGCCCCTGTAATTTACACAGGTGGCCTTGTCACCCTTAGATGGTGACCATGCTGGccactctctccactgctgTGGGATGTTCTCATCTGCCCAGGCCTTGCTGATGTATTGGTGAAGTGCTGGTGGACAGAGGTGTCCCCCCTGAAGGTAGGTATTTGAAGGTATGAAGTCGGTGTCTGGGGTCTTGTTGCCTCTCGGAATGTTGGAGGCTGATTGAGGCTGGTGATTCGTGGATATTCAGGGGAGTCACTCAGAATGGTGGGGTCTACATAAGCATCCATCTTGGAAGGTCTTTTGTTCTGGTCTTTCAGGTTTTTATGATCGTCTAATGTTGTCAGGGGAGTGGTGCTCTGGGTCTTTTTCTCCGTTATCGCTCCTTTGCTCAGGAGGGAGAATATTTCTGCTGCAAGTGAGGAAACAGCCCGCGGGGGTCATGGCGCGAATTGCAGCCTGTAGCCTTTTCACACAGCGGCCaaaactgcgcatgcgcgccagctCTCCGCGCAGCCACACAGGCCGTGCATGAGCGCCATCTTGTGGAGGTGAAGAGATATGACGCTCTTTTAATCATTTTCTCTTTTGACTGGACGCGCTAGTGCAATTTTTGACGTGTTAGATGGTGGGTGGCTTGGTTGAGAACGTTGTCCTCCTCAAGCTAACAGAAAGCTTCAGTACTTTAAGGAAAGTGACTGCGGTCCTGCGTTCTGCTGCCAGGTTCTTGGCGGCTGCCTGTGAACTGTGAGCAGGGAGCAGCCACAGTCTCAGCGCTGAGGAAAAGTCGCACATCTTCACAgggaagagtgcgagaaggcTGTTCTGGGacctgtgtgtgttacatgctctccccgtgttggtgtgggtttccgcCAGGTTCTCCGGTAACACATGTAACTATTTATGTACCAAATTTTGCACAATAATATCTTTCTATTTTCACCAACCGATGATGTTTAGGGTCACATTGGTCCTTCTAGTTCCACCTGCATGAACAGCCACACAGGTGACCTCTCCAAGACGCTGGAGGTCCAGCGTCACCAAATTCAGAGTCGGGTGCTCTGGCTAAAGGTTCCATCAGATGCCTGACGATGGCCTGTCACACTGCCCTGGCCCAGGGACAAGGATCTACGTCCCAGTCAGAGAGAAGAAGCCTGACGCCTCACActgcacagacacagactgGCCGGGCACAACAAGAGGGAGCGGGTTGGGGACAAGATggggacaaaagaaaaaaaaaaagtatatctagcataaatgtaataacaatATATTGTGTACACGTCTTATTCAGGTGAATTTAATTTTGTAGGGTTAATATGACAAACCACAGTCACACATGGGGGCTTGTGTtttgtcaaagtcaaagtgaagtgattgtcacatgtgatacacagcagcacagcacacagtgcacacagtgaaatttgtcctctgcatttaacccatcacccatcacagtgggcagccatgaccggcgcccggggagcagtgtgtggggatggtgctttgctcattggcacctcagtggtaccttggcggatcgggattcgaaccggcaaccttctgattacggggccgcttccttaaccgctaggccaccactgccttttgATCAGCATATAACTCACTATTTAAGTTCAGACCTGCCTGAGGGTTACTTTACGTTTTTGAAGTGTTAAGTTCttgggtacatttacatttacatttacatttacagcatttatcagacgcccttatccagagcgacttacaatcagtagttacagggacagtccccctggagcaactagggttaagtgtcttgctcagggacacaatggtagtaagggtaCCAACATTTTCCATGATTTGAAGTGGGACACCACATCCAGGAAatagacccctcacaccctggacgtAGTCTTTTTAAGCTCCTTCTGGCAGATGGTATAGAAGTCTGTACACCAGATCTGACAGTAACAGCTTCTTCCCTCACACCCTCACCCTCATGAACCGGGTTCCATATCCAATGCTACTTGGTCTACACGCCATTCTTGCACTGTTGGTATTAAACTTCATGTGTAGTGTGTTGTCTTGTTAACTTGTGTGTTAATACACTTTACCAGGAAACATGATTCAGATTTCTGTATGGCTAAACTCTGACCAACTTGTTCTGTTGCTAACCCTCTCGAGGCAGGCGTTGCTGATTTGCAACAGTTAAAAACTAACTCCCTGATTCCCCcacataaatattttaagatttttttacttAGAATTTCCACTGCAGGACTTAGTTGTGCGCTAGCAACAAACAGTTTCCCACTTGCTCACCAGATGTCAGTGCTGTCTCACTTCCAACATGTCTGCTTCCTTGGAGTCACTGAAACGGATTTTCTCTGCATCAATTTCATGTAATTATCACTATCAACCTCGATTAATTTGAAACCAAAAGTGTATAAGAATAATCATGAGTACATATAGATACAGTATATGCAAATTAGTAGATATGGATACTCTATATGTACAACGGGCCAATGTTGCAAATCTGCAACAACTCAGAATGCATTGCATGTGAAGgtctctctaaaaaaaaaagtcaggattCTATTGTACTACCCCATATGATAATTTCCCCCAAATATAGGATTTTTCCTGTTGCTAAAAGTTAATTTGAGCCTGAAAGGGTTGCCTAatctaaatatgtaaatgcagTAATAATTAGTAGGGAAGTTCTGAATATTATTCAATGTAGTGTGAAACTGGAGATACCCACTGCATCGTCACGGCaacggggtgtgtgtgtaggaccaCGTGATCACCGTGATTCATCTGTTGTCATTTGAGCCGCGCTTGTAGTGAAATGTCGGGGTGTGTGAGGAGCTTCGGGGAGGAGCCACCTGTACCTGCAGCTCTGACTTCTGCCCAGATTTTAGTGACGCTACTGGTCTCAACCAACTGGTTCTAAAGTCTGTAAAGATCACAGGAAGACATGAGGAATTTCCAGCTGGTCTAAGGTCTGCAGCCCGTGAGGATCTAATCATCGAATAATCTGTCAAAATCATGGTCCTGCTCGTCCTCATCTTTCATCTTCTGGTTTTTAAAAGCGATCTTGCATCAGGAGGTTTGTGTTATGGTCAAATTATTAAATTGTGATACGGGTGCACATAATGCTCTTGTGATATTTGATATAGATTAAATCCAGAACAGAGAATACTAAATGATGGGAATTTGTCAGTTCACAGCAGCATCATGTTTGCAGCATAAAAAAGCTGAgctttttcaattaaaatgacTTTAGACTGGACtcacaaaactatgaatgaactcatgtggagttatgtacttaacaaaaaaaggtgaaataactgaaaacatgttttatattctagtttctttgctctgattactgctttgcacactcttggcattctctcgatgagcttcaagaggtcgtcacatgaaatgcttttccaacagtcttgaaggagttcccagaggtgtttagcacttgttggcccctttgccttcactctgcggtccagctcaccccaaaccatctcgattgggttcaggtccggtgactgtggaggccaggtctccactttttgttaagttcaaaCCTAATTGGAAAGATAACTATAAGTAAAATGTTACTTTTCAATATTTTGCCAAGAATCCTTTGCAGGTAATGATTGCCTGAAGTCTGGAACTTTTACTGCTTTTGCAGTATGTTTTGGATCATCTGTACTGTGAAACGCTGTCCAATCAACTTTGCTGCCTTTGAGAATAAAGTATATTCCTCTATATACACTTCAGAATTCATCCGGCTGCTTCTGTATTTTGTCACATCATCAGTAAACAAGTGCCATTGGAAGCCATGAATGCCCATGCCATCACTCTGCCTCCACCATGTTTTACACAAGATTTGGTGTGCTTTGGATCATGAGCTGTTCCAATTCTTCTCCAAACGTTCTTCTTCCCATCTTTCTGGTGCTGGTTGATCTTACTCCAAAGAATTCTGTTCTAGAACTGGACTGGCTTCTTCAGGAGTTTTTTGGCAAAGTCAATATTGTTCTATTTTTGAGGCTGATTAATGGTTTGGACCTTGCGGTGAATCCTTTATATTTACTCCCATGAAGTCTTTTCTTTATGGTAGACTTAGATTCTGATACACCTGTTTCCTGGAGAGTTCTTCACTTGAGTGGAAGTTGTGAAGGGGTCTTTCTTTAAACTGCTTAATTGACAAGGAAAGAACCCATTAATTAACGAGGGAATAGCCTATGCagccttgtgttttttattattaataaattaatttttgttaaaatttttgttttaatatttatttacaggttcTCGTTCCCTGCAGTATTTCTACACTGCAGTGACGCAGGGAATTAatttcccagaattcactgCTGTCGGCCTGGTGGATGGACAACAGTTTCTGTATTACGACAGTAACACCAGCCAAGCGATTCCCAAGGTGGACTGGATCAAGAATAATGAAGGACCAGAATACTGGACCAGAACTACCCAGAATCTTCAGGGATCTGAAGCCTCCTTCAAAGTCAATCTGATTACAGCGATGCAGCGTTTTAACCAGTCAGGCGGTGAGTAGAAATCTAATCctggttttaaataataaatggccTGAATATAAGCACATCCACATCTGATTTTTATTCAGTTCAACCGTCCTTCCTGTCATAGAAACGACTGAACTCAGACCAATCTGTTTCCCCTGCAAACATGTCAATTTTTTTCTGGCTAAACTTAGTACTaagcatgaaaatattttactttcCACAGTAACTACTCTGTActgctctgtctgtgtctgtgtgtgtgtgaacacagatTAAACAGCGAGCCAAACTCGTTTTTCACGAGCCGGGAATAAGACCGTCCTGCTCCTTTATTACTTCACTTCGTGCAAAGACCAGTGAGAAccgaataaaacagaaaaaaaaaacattaatttcgtGGCCGCACAATCTGCTGAAAGCTATAAATGAAAGTCCATCACTTCCACAGCATGTCACAACCGAAAAGCATCATGGGATGCAGATTACAAACGTGTCAAAATAAAGATCCACAATCTCACAAGATCTTACAAACACAAAGTGTTTTTccttaataaacatttattatttctaaCATTTTCATATAAAATTTTATGTGAACATTAAAActaacataaaaacattaactCTTTTCCTAAGGGCAGAACAGTGCTAATGAAAGTTGTGCATATTAATAAAGGGTTTAAAGGTTATGtcttaaaatgtgtgtttaatcatgaaaatttcactttgtgagattatttcacattaatatgggttcctctagcctgtctatggtcctgcagttgTTAGAAATGGCAGTAGATGTAAACTctttttttggtcattctgctgtGCCGTTCAGACAGCGGCAGTtcagatggtctgatctggaatttgtcccattaTGTCATGGTGAGGTCCAGCTGAAAAAGAAACTcgaatacaaatacaaatacttatttaattaatatcaaTGTACATTACAGTAGCATGTTCAGTACCAACATTTCTACACAGGGAATTAAATTTAgcaaaaagtgttttaattacACACTTAATTTCAAGTTAACATGAAACATAACAAACATAGAGCTGAAATAATTTACCAATCCCTGTAGCCCCGCCTACCACATACTACAGCTTTCCAGTGTTACTCACTGTTACATTATATTATCTTACACAATCTAAGAATCATTTATAACTTCAAGCAGCTGATCATCACTATTTTGTTATTGGGTTGAGGTTTAATCACAGGATACAGCAGCAGGTTTTacgtttatatttacatttacattttttacaggtTTTACTGCTGGGGTCCCTCCTCCAGTCCTAAAATGAACTGGAGACGTCTGACCTGATTCTGTTGTAAACTAcagaaaaacatgaaacttttgctttttaaaataatttatttcatgtGGTAGCATGAAGATGATTCATATAAATCCTCATGTAGTTtatatatagtaaaaaaaattatatacatttatattttagaaaATTCAACAGatgaatacaaaataataacaataaaaaaaactctctctctctaaggAATCCACATTGTACAGTCAATGTACGGCTGTGAGTTGGATGATGAGACTGGAGCTACAGATGGATACAGACAGTTTGGttacgatggagcagattttatcTCACTGGATTTGAAGAGCTCATCTTGGGTTGCTCCAGTTCCACAGGCTGTAATCACAAAACAGAAATGGGATGGAGCTGATGCTGAGTATAGGAAGAACTACCTGACCCAGGAATGTATTTACTGGCTGAAGAAGTATGTTCACTATGGGAAGATcagtctggagagaaaaggtacagcagcacacagaacaacgagaaacacaaacactgagACAGTTTATATGTTATAATTAATGTATGATGATTAACAAACAGatgaaacaaaacaaggaaAATGGGGATCAGCTAGAAATATGCATCTCTGAACCTCTTATGAGCTGCAGTTGTATTTGGAGTGTAAACTGGCAGGTAGATGTAGTGAAGTGTTGAATataaaatgagcattttttggatgttctgctgatatgaagacgtcctgtttctcttgcaaattctctccctgtccccctcctgtcttcctgtctctagtccctcctcaggtgtctctgctgcagagagtcccctcctctccagtggtctgtcacgctacaggtttctaccctgataaggtgaacatcagctggcagaaagatggacaggacctgcacgaagatgtagatgttggtgagacgttgcccaaccatgacggaaccttccagaaatgtgcagaactcaaagtgacccctgatgtgtggaagaagaaccagttcacctgtgtggtggagcacaagagtggagacccaatccacatgatcctgactgagaagaagatcaggaccaacagtGCAGGTACAGGAGCTTCTAGCAGCAGACAGAATCAGTTTCCTCTTTGTAAATTTCTTTTGACAGAAGTGTGTACAGGATCCTTTACAAGAAAGTGTGGTGGAGAGTATTTCACTGTATGGTCATGTGAACAGAATTAAAAGTCGTTTGATGTTTTTGTACAATAACAATGATAATGAGAAACAAATTagttaattattatatatacccTCCAGACTGACCCCTTCTATGCTTCCATTATTGACCATTGATCTGAGTTTAATGTTACTGACAGCTCTGTTACAAATAAGGAAGCAGAAATACATCAATAcccttttacacacatttataccaaactgtcatggccaacacgcctccaacccaccagagagcgccagaccagccagggagacagaAATGAAGGCGGGCAGCGTcaagtataaaagtcaggtgacccTGAGGAGACGCCGCTCTTTGTTTGAGATTCttcaccagagacgctagctcacTTACCCACACCCAAGTAATTCGACCCATGAactacgaccttcgcctgcccccgacttaGAGAATTCCCTGACCCCCTTGAGACCACGACGGAACTCCTGGCCACAACTTCTGCCCgtccctgaccttgagcctgcctgcCCCTTGTGTGAAAACGTGAATTCAAGCTCccccaccttcctgccgcccaagacgtCCTCACGTCCAGTCCACGCTCCCGGACCGTCCTTAAACCTGCCAGCCTCCCtctcacagaccaaacgcctccggtcctcctcctcagcccgtccagtgtcctctccctgtaagacggcttgtccccccgctcacagcatgtctgcaagtgcgtcaccgaTTTCACCTCGTGACACAACCtctaaaacaaaaatgtaatcacatttacacaacacatttaaaaagcatCTTATAACCATCTTAATATATTCTATAAGACCAGTAAAATAGTTATTGGTGCCGCTACAACTGCACATAGCATAATAGCATACCATAGAgcacattataaaaataatacatctgGATTCACACGTTTATTTACAGGTTTCTACAGGTTTATTTCACAGGTTTTTACAGACGTTTACTTCTATTTTGGCGACAGTTTTCCAAATTCAGGTGGGCAACATCCTAAAtgacattaaacattttaatgttgccCACCACACTGACCCAGgacacactccacacagtccagtataaaagtaatttacacTAATCTTTTactgcaggtaataatgttccaggcatcgttgctgggttggttgttgctggtctcgttctcatcgctgtggttgttggtgttgtgatggttgtgaagagaagatcaggtgagagagacgcagcaaacaacatcagtaacttttacaccaaacatggtgtcatgtggggaaactactaatcagtaaaatactaaaatactttctcttctcttttatacaggATACCAGCAGGCCAGACGGGAGTATTACACTTGTTTAGAcgcaagttttttttgttttaaacatttgtacTTGTGGTtaaatttcaatatttaatatttatataaaatatttactaAACACATATAAAAATTTTGCTGATATGTAACTTTTTTCTACTCTTCTATCTTCGATCAGATCCTGATCAGAATGTGCAACAAGTAAGTTTTTTATCTAATTTTCACAATCATTATCACAGGAATTATGACCaaataaattagttttcttTAGTCTAAACATTTGTTGCTTTGGCGGATGCTGATTAATATCAAATCTGGGCATCATTCTGTGCCAAACCATGTTCTTTCTAATGTAATGTTGTAGGATTTCAGTGCAGCTATTTCCTTTTGTATTGCTTGTACCCACTTACTGCAGACACACCTAAAATCTGGATTAggttaaatgtgaaatgctgtaaatgtaaatgccatttCGGAAAGACGCAAAATGAGATGAGCCAAAGTGTTAAAATGAAAGTGCTCTCTTTATTCTCTTGATCACTGGATATTCACCCTATTGGTGGCTCATTTGTTCCTTCTTCATTTGTACCCATATCTAACCTGCACATTCAATTAGTGGATATCCTTCAAATATAataatttctgtctttttcctgTCAC
Coding sequences within:
- the LOC114774223 gene encoding H-2 class I histocompatibility antigen, Q10 alpha chain-like — protein: MVLLVLIFHLLVFKSDLASGGSRSLQYFYTAVTQGINFPEFTAVGLVDGQQFLYYDSNTSQAIPKVDWIKNNEGPEYWTRTTQNLQGSEASFKVNLITAMQRFNQSGGIHIVQSMYGCELDDETGATDGYRQFGYDGADFISLDLKSSSWVAPVPQAVITKQKWDGADAEYRKNYLTQECIYWLKKYVHYGKISLERKVPPQVSLLQRVPSSPVVCHATGFYPDKVNISWQKDGQDLHEDVDVGETLPNHDGTFQKCAELKVTPDVWKKNQFTCVVEHKSGDPIHMILTEKKIRTNSAGNNVPGIAVVVGVVMVVKRRSGYQQARREYYTCLDILIRMCNKDLVKNLSHWQLLNRCPLPAPMQMEQRGLKKEHLLTQQPHQPTSLLPEGGQKPHLTISVPLPPLSVLPGLLYTTAAPALLHFENSNKTICSNTDV